A window of the Methyloprofundus sp. genome harbors these coding sequences:
- a CDS encoding (E)-4-hydroxy-3-methylbut-2-enyl-diphosphate synthase codes for MSISPRKNTHQVLVGKVKVGGSAPIVVQSMTNTDTANIAATVKQVMELANAGSELVRITVNNEAAAEAVPEIRRQLDANGFSVPLVGDFHFNGHKLLDKYPECAQALGKFRINPGNVGKGAKKDIQFQQMIECAVKYDKPVRIGVNGGSLDQSVLTRLLDENREKAEPEELAAVTREAIIVSALESAAAAESYGLSKNKIILSCKISNVQELISIYQELSNRCEYALHLGLTEAGIGSKGIVASSAALSVLMQQGIGDTIRISLTPEPGAARTNEVIVGQEILQTMGFRAFTPMVIACPGCGRTTSDYFQKLAMDIQSYLREQMPVWRDQYKGVEEMEVAVMGCVVNGPGESKNANIGISLPGTGETPVAPVYEDGEKTVTLKGDHIAEEFQTIVENYIQRTYSA; via the coding sequence ATGTCAATTAGCCCTAGAAAAAATACTCATCAAGTTCTTGTTGGAAAGGTAAAAGTCGGTGGCAGCGCTCCTATCGTAGTGCAATCTATGACAAATACTGATACTGCAAATATCGCAGCTACCGTTAAGCAAGTTATGGAACTTGCTAATGCAGGATCTGAACTAGTTAGAATTACAGTCAATAATGAAGCTGCAGCTGAGGCAGTACCGGAAATTCGCAGACAATTGGATGCTAATGGCTTTTCTGTCCCACTCGTTGGTGACTTTCATTTTAATGGCCACAAATTATTAGATAAATATCCTGAATGTGCTCAAGCGTTAGGAAAATTTAGAATTAATCCAGGCAATGTCGGCAAGGGTGCCAAGAAAGACATTCAATTTCAACAAATGATTGAATGTGCGGTCAAATATGACAAGCCAGTGCGTATTGGTGTTAACGGTGGTAGCTTAGACCAATCTGTACTCACACGTTTACTTGATGAAAATAGAGAGAAAGCCGAACCTGAAGAGCTAGCAGCTGTGACCCGTGAAGCCATTATTGTCTCAGCGTTAGAAAGTGCAGCGGCAGCCGAATCTTATGGTTTATCTAAAAATAAAATTATCCTCTCTTGTAAAATCAGTAATGTACAAGAATTAATCAGTATCTACCAAGAGCTCTCTAATCGTTGTGAATATGCCCTGCACCTAGGACTTACTGAAGCAGGTATTGGCTCTAAAGGTATTGTTGCCTCTTCTGCTGCGCTTTCGGTATTAATGCAACAAGGTATAGGTGATACTATTCGTATATCATTAACACCCGAACCTGGTGCTGCGCGTACCAATGAAGTCATTGTTGGCCAAGAAATACTACAAACCATGGGCTTTCGTGCATTTACCCCAATGGTCATTGCTTGCCCTGGCTGTGGACGGACTACCAGTGATTACTTCCAAAAATTGGCTATGGATATTCAAAGCTACCTACGTGAACAAATGCCTGTCTGGCGTGATCAGTACAAAGGGGTTGAAGAAATGGAAGTTGCTGTAATGGGTTGTGTCGTAAATGGTCCCGGCGAAAGTAAAAATGCAAATATTGGCATCAGCTTGCCAGGTACTGGCGAAACGCCCGTGGCCCCCGTCTATGAAGATGGTGAAAAAACGGTTACCCTAAAAGGTGATCATATTGCAGAAGAATTCCAAACAATTGTTGAGAATTATATCCAACGCACTTATAGTGCTTAG
- a CDS encoding general secretion pathway protein H: MPLKKHSPTKGFTLLELLVVLVLISILFSFATLSLNTRPSPAKHAAYQIQQLLNLAQEDSILRGQIMGWTLTTTQQYFSRYQNQQWQTLEKDQLLNSHPLDPILNYQLQIDNLNIIATKNSLPQIIFLPDGSISHFELIVQAANSDIAYKIYTQQNTIKLTPVKQ; this comes from the coding sequence ATGCCGCTTAAAAAGCACTCGCCAACAAAAGGTTTTACCTTACTCGAATTATTAGTCGTTTTGGTGCTTATTAGCATTCTATTCTCATTTGCGACATTAAGCTTGAATACACGCCCTAGTCCAGCAAAACACGCCGCTTATCAAATACAACAATTACTCAATTTAGCACAAGAAGATTCCATTTTGCGAGGTCAAATTATGGGTTGGACTCTAACGACAACGCAACAATACTTTTCACGCTATCAAAACCAACAGTGGCAGACGCTAGAAAAGGATCAACTCTTAAACTCACATCCATTAGACCCTATACTCAATTATCAGTTACAAATTGATAATTTAAACATCATTGCTACAAAAAATAGTTTACCGCAAATTATTTTTTTACCTGATGGTAGCATCAGTCATTTTGAACTCATTGTCCAAGCAGCCAATAGTGATATAGCTTATAAAATATACACGCAACAGAATACAATAAAACTTACCCCTGTAAAGCAATGA
- a CDS encoding general secretion pathway protein N — protein sequence MNITHPKSNQYWLMRYYILLSIFSFLLALAVLTPTRIITQQLLPNLRIADWQLHDLQGNIWQGQLQASNSQDLNIKSSWELHPTNLFNDAAVIQIHAESEHSKLYVHSKFNGLQAAFKLYGSIDSHELSAKLEQIQPFSMTGAVTVQQLLITDTPPYYISTGILHWAGGKVSNQQESSSLPALDINLMKQNNTLHIKLSEQNTKFELINIQAKSNKQADIQITQRLLNLTEQATLSENEQDIVVRFTENLMF from the coding sequence TTGAATATCACTCACCCAAAATCTAATCAATACTGGCTAATGCGTTACTATATTTTATTAAGTATATTCAGCTTTTTACTCGCCTTAGCTGTGCTGACACCAACACGTATAATCACTCAGCAACTACTCCCCAATTTGCGCATAGCTGACTGGCAATTGCATGATTTACAAGGTAATATCTGGCAAGGGCAGTTACAAGCGAGTAACTCTCAAGATCTTAATATAAAAAGCTCTTGGGAACTGCACCCTACTAATCTATTTAATGATGCTGCTGTAATACAAATTCATGCAGAAAGTGAGCACTCTAAATTATATGTGCACTCTAAATTTAACGGTCTGCAAGCAGCTTTTAAGCTATATGGAAGCATAGATAGTCATGAACTTAGCGCTAAACTCGAACAGATACAACCATTCAGTATGACTGGCGCAGTTACTGTTCAACAACTATTGATAACAGATACGCCACCATACTATATTTCAACAGGCATACTGCACTGGGCAGGAGGTAAAGTATCGAACCAACAGGAAAGTAGTAGCTTACCCGCACTAGATATTAACTTAATGAAGCAGAATAATACCTTACATATCAAACTGAGCGAGCAAAATACTAAGTTCGAGCTGATCAATATTCAGGCAAAAAGCAATAAACAGGCTGACATTCAAATCACGCAGCGTTTATTAAACCTAACAGAGCAAGCAACATTATCTGAAAATGAACAAGATATTGTCGTGCGATTTACCGAAAACCTTATGTTCTAA
- a CDS encoding general secretion pathway protein K → MKHHQQGLALVTALLVIAIATVVATRIFYQQQINLRRTYNQLQAEQIWQLFRSAEQWGKVILREDLIANNYDSFNDTWAQALPPIAAEGGLFQAAMTDYQGCFNINNLVIAGQIQQQQVTIFKNLLSQKELNENLVWSLIDWLDADDEPNPQGAEWETYSLRQPPYRAANQALTDIQELYAVAHWGHEQITALAADICALPTAPAYTELGRYFPAQTEASPLNINTISLLLLKSLSVEMSAAKLDNVIKAQQQQGFKSVAEFFAKLDQENPQQPKLSSTLNRQLLSVSSFYFMLHYTGWIGNLEQQYQSLLYRNNKQINTLYRTRFY, encoded by the coding sequence ATGAAACACCATCAACAAGGACTTGCATTAGTAACTGCATTATTAGTCATTGCCATTGCCACTGTGGTGGCTACCCGTATTTTTTATCAACAACAAATTAATCTGCGCCGCACTTATAATCAACTGCAAGCTGAACAAATATGGCAATTATTTCGCAGTGCTGAACAATGGGGCAAAGTCATTTTGCGTGAAGATTTAATAGCAAACAACTATGACTCTTTCAACGATACTTGGGCGCAAGCACTGCCGCCCATTGCAGCAGAAGGTGGCTTATTTCAAGCAGCAATGACTGACTACCAAGGCTGCTTTAATATCAACAACTTGGTTATTGCAGGTCAAATACAACAGCAACAAGTGACCATTTTCAAAAACCTTCTCAGCCAAAAAGAGCTTAATGAAAATCTTGTATGGAGCTTAATTGACTGGCTTGATGCTGATGATGAGCCAAATCCGCAAGGTGCTGAATGGGAAACTTATAGTCTCCGACAACCACCTTACCGAGCTGCAAACCAGGCATTAACGGATATTCAAGAATTGTATGCTGTTGCACATTGGGGGCACGAGCAAATTACAGCATTAGCAGCAGATATTTGCGCCCTCCCCACTGCTCCAGCTTATACTGAACTAGGTCGCTATTTTCCCGCACAAACAGAAGCAAGCCCATTAAATATTAATACTATCAGTTTATTACTCTTAAAATCTTTATCAGTAGAAATGAGTGCTGCCAAATTAGATAACGTTATTAAGGCACAGCAACAACAAGGATTTAAGTCAGTCGCCGAGTTCTTTGCTAAACTAGACCAAGAAAATCCACAACAACCCAAGTTAAGCAGTACTTTAAATAGGCAACTACTCAGTGTCAGTAGTTTTTATTTTATGTTGCATTACACTGGTTGGATTGGTAATTTAGAACAGCAATACCAAAGCCTGCTATATCGCAATAACAAACAAATCAATACCCTGTACCGCACGCGTTTTTATTAA
- a CDS encoding general secretion pathway protein L, translating into MDALFFIELPKYGSINTTSKLNWYQQDQQEVTTGCNELNTLIEHIGHCHCIAVLSGNNVYQTQSTLAIRNRKLLAQALQYDLEEQLAEDVENLHIAWQKNAENSLDIAVINKTLLQDYLDVFAEANIPVTKLITDTQLQANCPQEFLLIHEADYTLLKTRQHCIAIESWNLPVLIESLVDTLPTSIPVYSNSILTIANCPIQLKQQVLSEPVFNYLCQQYSHAPTLNLLQGEFQRNPPQVWRFMQWLGAGVLVLLLALTIQQFYQRQQLQNQELQLEHAITDMYKTSFPEARRIIDPVAQMRTGLRTAQAQQNDSSGLLSLLAAFARSQANKIEINSLQYQQNQLSIDLSTDSLAQLEALTNALTQQGLTAEISAANKVNNRVQAQLILTGTSL; encoded by the coding sequence ATGGATGCATTATTTTTTATTGAGCTGCCAAAATATGGCTCTATCAACACTACCAGCAAGCTTAATTGGTACCAGCAAGATCAACAAGAAGTGACAACTGGTTGCAACGAGCTCAACACGTTAATAGAGCATATTGGCCATTGTCATTGCATTGCCGTGCTATCAGGAAACAATGTCTATCAAACCCAATCTACATTAGCAATCAGAAACCGCAAGCTATTGGCACAAGCGTTACAGTATGACCTAGAAGAACAGCTTGCTGAGGATGTCGAAAATCTACATATTGCTTGGCAAAAAAACGCCGAAAATAGCTTAGATATTGCCGTCATCAATAAAACCCTATTACAAGATTACTTGGATGTTTTCGCAGAAGCCAATATTCCTGTGACAAAACTGATTACCGACACCCAACTCCAGGCAAATTGCCCACAAGAATTTTTATTAATCCATGAGGCAGATTACACACTCTTAAAAACTCGCCAACACTGTATTGCCATAGAAAGCTGGAATCTTCCCGTCCTCATAGAATCCTTAGTCGATACATTACCCACATCCATACCTGTTTATAGTAATAGCATCTTAACAATAGCAAACTGCCCTATTCAGCTAAAGCAGCAAGTATTGTCCGAGCCTGTTTTTAATTATCTATGCCAACAGTATAGCCATGCACCTACCTTAAATTTATTACAAGGTGAATTCCAAAGAAACCCTCCGCAAGTATGGCGTTTTATGCAATGGTTAGGGGCTGGCGTACTAGTACTGCTACTCGCGCTAACCATTCAGCAATTTTATCAGCGGCAGCAATTACAAAACCAAGAGCTGCAGCTAGAACATGCTATTACTGATATGTATAAAACCAGTTTTCCTGAAGCACGTCGCATTATTGACCCCGTCGCCCAAATGCGTACTGGCCTAAGAACAGCACAAGCGCAACAAAATGATAGCTCAGGCTTGCTCTCTCTATTAGCCGCATTTGCACGTTCTCAAGCAAATAAAATTGAAATCAATAGTCTGCAATACCAACAAAATCAGCTATCTATTGACTTGAGTACAGATTCACTCGCTCAGCTGGAAGCACTTACCAATGCACTCACGCAGCAAGGTCTAACAGCAGAAATATCTGCAGCCAATAAAGTAAACAACCGCGTACAAGCTCAGCTAATACTGACGGGGACTTCCTTATGA
- a CDS encoding general secretion pathway protein C: MAQLLQYKKTLHTVATLLTIGSMFFAAKWTWKILEPAPIAPKVTAQNQSAPKADINNDLHDILSANLFKQQVNNQNTLEQQANIPKTRQQLFLHGIISSSKPENSIALIASKANKAALAYRQGDQLPNRGGLLHLILNDYVQIKHNGRLEKLLLIKAKHSKPLNRQAVRHQQTTRPNNLEEFKVQYQNNSKQVLTQFGLKKTAKGIVLSTQKGRLPSGLLANDIVTSINGNSINTLENNPQMLDELLAGEAIEIGLERNNRTIRFRVPQRLFRKWQAFR; this comes from the coding sequence ATGGCACAACTTCTTCAATATAAAAAAACGTTGCATACTGTTGCCACTCTATTAACGATTGGCAGCATGTTTTTTGCAGCAAAATGGACATGGAAAATACTAGAGCCTGCTCCTATCGCACCAAAAGTAACAGCCCAAAATCAATCAGCACCTAAAGCTGATATTAATAATGACTTACATGACATACTCAGTGCTAACCTTTTTAAACAACAAGTCAATAATCAGAATACCCTTGAGCAACAAGCCAATATTCCCAAAACACGCCAACAACTTTTTCTGCATGGCATTATTAGCTCATCCAAGCCCGAAAACTCAATTGCACTGATTGCGAGTAAAGCCAATAAAGCAGCATTAGCTTATCGCCAAGGTGATCAACTCCCTAATAGAGGTGGACTACTACACCTAATCCTTAATGATTACGTACAAATTAAGCATAATGGTCGTTTAGAGAAATTATTACTCATAAAAGCCAAGCACAGCAAACCTTTAAATAGGCAAGCAGTGCGACACCAACAAACAACCAGACCTAACAACCTAGAAGAGTTCAAAGTACAATATCAAAACAACAGCAAGCAAGTACTTACCCAATTCGGCCTGAAAAAAACTGCAAAAGGTATCGTGTTAAGCACTCAAAAAGGCCGCTTACCTTCAGGTTTATTAGCCAATGATATCGTTACCAGCATCAATGGAAATTCCATTAATACCTTAGAAAATAATCCACAAATGCTCGATGAACTATTAGCAGGTGAAGCGATAGAAATAGGCTTAGAAAGAAATAATAGAACGATTCGTTTTAGGGTTCCACAGCGTCTATTTAGAAAGTGGCAAGCATTTCGTTGA
- a CDS encoding tRNA-dihydrouridine synthase A translates to MTSVDPLKSARKLDRAVCIAPMLDWTTKHCRFFHRLLTQHAILYTEMVTTGAIIHGDKERHLGFNQQEHPVALQLGGSSIQDLALCSKIAEDYGYDEVNLNIGCPSDRVQNGRFGACLMAEPELVAECVAAMQEAVQIPITVKSRIGIDDKDSYQELVTFIATVAGAGCETFVLHARKAWLSGLSPKQNREVPPLRYDVVQQIKQEFAELEIIINGGVTTIEQAEALIPSVDGVMIGREAYHNPYLLTAVDGVFYQGESGIKTRQEVVQVLIPYIQEQLAAGERLHSITRHILGLFHGVAGARAWRRHLSIYAPKAGADENVVLQALELVQV, encoded by the coding sequence ATGACATCAGTTGACCCATTAAAAAGTGCACGAAAGTTAGATAGGGCAGTGTGTATAGCTCCTATGCTCGATTGGACTACCAAACATTGTCGGTTTTTTCATCGTTTATTAACACAGCATGCCATTTTATATACTGAAATGGTTACTACTGGTGCAATAATACATGGTGATAAAGAACGACACTTAGGTTTTAATCAGCAAGAACATCCTGTCGCATTACAGCTCGGAGGTAGTTCGATTCAAGATTTAGCTCTATGTAGCAAGATTGCCGAAGATTATGGCTATGATGAGGTTAATTTGAACATTGGCTGCCCAAGTGATCGAGTGCAAAATGGTCGCTTTGGTGCCTGTTTAATGGCAGAACCTGAGCTGGTTGCCGAGTGTGTGGCAGCTATGCAGGAAGCTGTGCAAATTCCTATTACTGTAAAATCGCGCATAGGTATTGATGATAAAGATTCTTATCAAGAGTTAGTGACATTTATAGCAACGGTTGCTGGTGCTGGTTGTGAGACATTTGTTCTTCATGCGCGTAAAGCTTGGCTATCTGGCTTGTCACCGAAACAAAATAGAGAAGTGCCGCCGTTACGTTATGATGTCGTACAACAGATCAAGCAAGAGTTTGCAGAGTTGGAAATTATTATTAATGGCGGTGTTACAACTATTGAACAAGCTGAGGCATTAATACCTAGTGTAGATGGAGTCATGATAGGTCGCGAAGCTTATCATAACCCTTATTTATTGACAGCAGTGGATGGTGTTTTTTATCAAGGTGAGTCAGGTATAAAGACTCGGCAGGAAGTAGTGCAGGTTTTAATACCCTATATTCAAGAGCAATTGGCTGCCGGTGAGCGTCTGCACAGCATTACGCGGCATATTTTAGGTTTATTTCATGGTGTTGCAGGTGCAAGAGCTTGGCGCCGGCATTTAAGTATTTATGCGCCGAAAGCAGGTGCAGATGAGAATGTTGTTTTGCAAGCATTAGAATTAGTGCAAGTATGA
- a CDS encoding general secretion pathway protein J: MKYKGFTLIELLIAISILAILLSLAYSGLNSVLLTHQRITEQQQRLQQFNYTFTQLHSEIQHIVPRTVTDSYRTPLAALLLTESNDLQFSFTRAGHPNPSGIARSSLQRIDYYLQDKTLYKRIWFAPDNTETDNYREQQLLANVTQVTIQVLAYDKRWYSNWPPQNAPLNILPLALKISMSTPLYGDFEQIIELPQ, translated from the coding sequence GTGAAATACAAAGGCTTTACTTTAATTGAACTATTGATTGCCATCAGCATCTTAGCTATCTTACTTAGCTTAGCTTACAGTGGTTTGAATTCAGTATTACTCACGCATCAGCGCATTACTGAGCAACAACAACGCTTGCAACAATTTAATTATACGTTCACGCAACTACATAGCGAAATACAGCATATCGTGCCACGCACGGTGACCGACAGTTATCGTACCCCATTAGCAGCTTTATTATTAACTGAAAGTAACGACTTGCAATTTAGCTTTACCCGCGCTGGCCATCCTAACCCATCAGGCATAGCTCGAAGCTCCTTGCAACGTATCGATTACTATTTGCAAGATAAAACGCTGTATAAACGTATCTGGTTTGCACCCGACAATACCGAGACTGACAATTACCGTGAGCAGCAACTCTTAGCAAACGTTACTCAAGTCACTATCCAAGTTTTAGCGTACGATAAGCGATGGTATAGTAATTGGCCGCCACAGAATGCACCGTTAAATATCCTCCCTCTGGCATTAAAAATATCAATGAGCACACCGCTTTATGGTGACTTTGAACAAATTATCGAGTTACCACAATGA
- a CDS encoding general secretion pathway protein M, which yields MKAWFLQKTMAEQHILLSFCWVILLILLYAFLYLPINRSNSQLQTRIDSYQTDLGNMQAMANQLKLLSGSNKRTVSTAFNKSRVMTLIEQSAKQQQLKIVQIRPLNNNHLVVLLDNTLFNDSLRWLNSLQKNYPVTVEKFSATNNQGSTNMQITLSY from the coding sequence ATGAAAGCTTGGTTCTTACAAAAAACAATGGCTGAACAACATATCCTTTTAAGCTTCTGCTGGGTGATATTATTAATTTTATTGTATGCTTTTTTATATTTACCGATTAACCGTAGCAATAGCCAATTACAAACACGGATAGATAGCTACCAGACTGATTTAGGCAATATGCAAGCAATGGCAAACCAGCTAAAACTGTTATCAGGCTCAAACAAGAGGACTGTGTCGACAGCTTTTAATAAAAGCAGAGTCATGACTTTAATTGAACAAAGTGCCAAGCAACAGCAATTGAAAATAGTACAAATTAGACCCCTAAATAATAATCATTTAGTAGTACTACTCGATAATACGCTATTTAACGACAGCTTACGCTGGCTAAATAGCTTACAAAAAAACTACCCTGTTACAGTAGAAAAATTTAGTGCTACCAACAATCAAGGTAGTACTAATATGCAGATTACCCTCAGCTATTGA
- a CDS encoding general secretion pathway protein I gives MYCQSKGFTLIEVMVALAVIAIGLLAVLNTANQQVKSASITQNKMAAYWLMKNKIAEIRLTDSWPAIKHHKGIQTSLQQTWYWQTQTSATDNPEIRKVTISIAAQKTANDIILEQTIYLSKPE, from the coding sequence ATGTATTGTCAATCTAAAGGCTTTACCTTAATTGAAGTGATGGTCGCTCTTGCGGTGATCGCCATCGGTTTATTAGCCGTGCTCAATACCGCTAATCAACAAGTTAAAAGTGCTTCAATAACCCAAAACAAAATGGCAGCTTATTGGCTAATGAAAAATAAAATAGCTGAAATTCGCTTAACAGACAGTTGGCCAGCCATTAAACACCACAAAGGCATACAAACGAGTTTGCAACAGACATGGTATTGGCAAACACAAACATCAGCGACCGATAATCCCGAGATACGCAAAGTCACTATTAGCATTGCTGCGCAAAAAACAGCGAATGATATCATTCTGGAACAAACTATTTATCTGAGTAAGCCCGAGTGA
- a CDS encoding prolycopene isomerase, whose product MDVIVIGSGIGGLSAAALLAKAGRQVLVLEQHDRAGGYAHGFKRKKYTFDSGVHLTSGCGMQGYQGGQLIRKTLQAVNVYEQLEFIEVNPFSFVSLPELSVALPLSIDAFVKQLAEIFPHQQQGLHDLLALCLQLAEQVAKAEDCMATNDLSVIQSELAILFQYRNSTLADVWGDFIQDPQLQSIFAANWPYLGLPPEKVSFVYWASMLIGYLVEGAYYCKGGFQRLADALVQGIQDAGGEVRFKSAVTNIRVTDNQVQGVELASGEFIAAKSVISNADMRHTISTLIGEQYFPKRYLSRLQRMQASMSIFVVYIATDLNVVELGAHHEAFYYDEVNHELNYNKSLSGELSWLSITIPTLVDDSLAPKGEHLVVLTTLANFDQHEDWKAAKADFTQQMLNFADKKLPGLNTHLLFVDAGSPATMQRYTLNHKGAAYGWDVTPQQAGANRAGNKAPIDGLFFVGHWTTPGGGVYGVTYSGVQVAQKVLGLNQQSELWDKLGVT is encoded by the coding sequence ATGGATGTTATTGTCATTGGAAGTGGCATAGGTGGCCTTTCTGCTGCGGCTTTATTGGCAAAAGCAGGGCGACAAGTTTTAGTGTTAGAGCAGCATGATCGCGCTGGTGGTTATGCGCATGGTTTTAAGCGTAAAAAATATACGTTTGACTCAGGTGTACACCTCACTAGCGGTTGCGGAATGCAAGGCTATCAAGGTGGTCAGCTTATCCGCAAGACCCTGCAAGCAGTCAACGTTTATGAACAGTTAGAATTTATTGAAGTTAACCCGTTTTCCTTTGTTTCCCTGCCTGAGCTATCGGTTGCTTTGCCTTTGTCTATTGATGCATTTGTGAAGCAACTCGCTGAGATTTTTCCGCACCAACAACAAGGGTTGCATGATTTATTGGCACTTTGTTTGCAGTTAGCAGAACAAGTTGCCAAAGCTGAAGACTGCATGGCTACCAATGATTTATCTGTTATTCAGTCTGAACTGGCAATATTGTTTCAATATAGAAATAGTACCTTAGCTGACGTGTGGGGTGATTTTATCCAAGATCCGCAATTGCAGAGCATTTTTGCGGCAAACTGGCCGTACTTGGGTTTGCCACCAGAAAAAGTGTCCTTTGTTTATTGGGCCAGTATGTTGATTGGTTATTTAGTTGAAGGTGCTTATTATTGCAAGGGGGGCTTTCAAAGGCTTGCTGATGCTTTAGTGCAAGGGATACAAGATGCGGGAGGGGAGGTACGTTTTAAATCTGCCGTCACTAATATTCGTGTTACTGATAATCAAGTGCAAGGAGTGGAGCTCGCATCAGGAGAGTTTATTGCTGCCAAGAGCGTGATTTCTAATGCAGATATGCGTCATACCATCAGTACTTTAATTGGTGAACAATACTTTCCAAAACGTTACTTAAGTAGACTACAGCGTATGCAAGCTTCTATGTCTATTTTTGTAGTTTATATTGCGACTGATTTGAATGTAGTTGAGTTAGGAGCGCATCATGAGGCTTTTTATTATGATGAGGTGAACCATGAGTTAAATTATAATAAATCGCTAAGCGGAGAGTTGTCTTGGTTGAGTATTACCATACCTACTTTGGTGGATGATAGTTTAGCACCTAAAGGCGAGCATTTGGTGGTGCTGACAACATTGGCAAATTTTGATCAACATGAAGACTGGAAAGCTGCAAAAGCTGATTTTACGCAGCAAATGCTTAATTTTGCAGATAAAAAACTTCCTGGCCTAAACACACATTTATTATTTGTCGATGCGGGGTCACCTGCAACGATGCAGCGTTATACTTTGAACCATAAGGGCGCGGCGTATGGTTGGGATGTTACTCCACAGCAGGCAGGTGCAAATCGAGCGGGGAATAAAGCGCCGATTGATGGACTTTTCTTTGTTGGGCATTGGACTACACCAGGCGGAGGCGTGTATGGCGTGACCTATTCAGGTGTACAAGTTGCCCAGAAAGTTTTAGGTTTGAATCAACAAAGTGAGTTATGGGATAAACTTGGTGTTACGTAA
- a CDS encoding protein-tyrosine phosphatase, which produces MTNKNTVKVLFVCMGNICRSPSAEGVFNKLISDENVADKFLVESAGTHAYHISEAPDLRAQSAAQSRDVDLSTIRARKVIMGDFEDFDYLLAMDSDNLAVMMKSCPEELQHKVKLFLDYAPHLKTNEVPDPYYGGAYGFERVLDLVEEASIGFLKELQSTGEI; this is translated from the coding sequence ATGACCAACAAAAATACAGTAAAAGTGCTTTTCGTTTGCATGGGCAATATATGCCGCTCCCCAAGTGCAGAGGGAGTTTTTAACAAATTAATCAGTGATGAAAACGTGGCCGATAAATTCTTGGTTGAGTCAGCAGGAACACATGCTTATCATATCAGTGAAGCCCCCGATTTACGTGCGCAAAGTGCAGCACAAAGCCGCGATGTTGATTTAAGCACCATTCGTGCTCGTAAAGTGATTATGGGAGATTTTGAAGATTTTGATTACTTGCTGGCAATGGACTCCGATAACCTTGCAGTGATGATGAAGTCCTGTCCTGAAGAGCTACAACATAAAGTTAAATTATTTTTAGATTATGCACCACATTTGAAAACTAATGAAGTGCCTGACCCTTATTATGGGGGTGCTTATGGTTTTGAACGGGTATTAGATCTAGTCGAAGAAGCTTCAATTGGCTTTCTTAAAGAATTACAATCAACAGGAGAAATATAA